The genomic window GACCACGATAACGCAACTGTTACCTGCTCTGACAGAACCATCAAGATTGTTAGTGAAGAAGACGCAGATGGCGCTTCCATAGAAAAGATCTACGAAAAGGCCGTCGGCGAATGCCAGGTTTTCGAGAAAATGTACGACGAAGACTTCTATGAAGATGACGACGATGATGACGACGACATTTTCAACAATAGCGGATCTTCCAATGAAGAACCCACTACCCCCGACATCGGCACACCGCTTCCTGGAGACACAGGTTTAGGCAACCGCCAAGGCAAGGCCACTTGCAAAATCAGCAAGAATTCCGACACAGAATTTGAAATGACTGTCTCCGACGCAGATACCGCAACCGTGTCCATCTCCGTGAAATACATCGACGGCATCCTCGAAGAAGGCAGCACCACGGTATTCAATGAAAACCTGCCCCAGAGTTTCATCGATCAGGAATGTGCTGAAGCCAAGGAAGACGCCCTCAATGACGTAGACGGATCCATCGTCACCTGCGAAGGAAATACCATTTCCGAAAGTTTCAAGATGGAATCCCCATTTAACCCGATTTCATTCATGGCATCAGAATTTGTCGCTATGTGTAACGAAATCCAGGAAACCGGAATCATTCCCGACGAAGACGAAGACTTCTAAGCAAGTTTCCTCATTTTGCCTATAAGAAAAGCCGGCCATCAAAGGTCGGCTTTTTCATTTGCATTCTTTTGATCTTGAGCTAGAGAGCGTTACAGCCCGCAGCTCCAGGCCTTATCGTTAGGCACCTTCCCTTCAGCCTCTTCCGTCCCGCGGACAAACTGGTCCAGCTTGACGCTGTCCAGGTAGCCGCGGATCATGGAATCCAGCTCCTTCCACACCGGAAGGGTAACGCAGAAACTTGCACGGTCGCAGGTATTTACATCGTCATCGAGGCAGGCCACAGGCGCCACCGACGTCTCCGTCAGCGAAAGGATGTCCCATACGCTGCATTCCATGGGGTCGCACTTCAGCTTATAGCCGCCGCCCTTGCCGCGAGCGCCTTCCAGTAGCCTGCTGCGCACCAGCGTTCCCAGAATGCCTTCCAGGTACTTTTCAGAGATTTGCTGACGGGCAGACAGTTCCTGCAGCTTCACGTAGTTTTCTCGACCGTTCTTGGCCAAGTCTATCATGACCCGCAGAGCGTAACGACCTTTGGTAGAAATTCGCATTTTCAGCCTCCACTTCTAAAAATAAAAAGAAAAGCGCCCAAAAGAGCGCTTTCCCTTGAAAAACTATAGGATTAGTGGGGTTTTCTTCTTTAACCGCTGCGGTTAGCTACCCAAGTATTCCACCGCAAAGATCAAGGTGGCACCACCCGGAAT from Fibrobacter sp. includes these protein-coding regions:
- a CDS encoding Rrf2 family transcriptional regulator is translated as MRISTKGRYALRVMIDLAKNGRENYVKLQELSARQQISEKYLEGILGTLVRSRLLEGARGKGGGYKLKCDPMECSVWDILSLTETSVAPVACLDDDVNTCDRASFCVTLPVWKELDSMIRGYLDSVKLDQFVRGTEEAEGKVPNDKAWSCGL